The Pseudonocardia broussonetiae DNA segment GTCGTCGACGACGGCGGCTACGGGATGCTGCGCTACGACCAGCAGCGCGCCGGGCACCCCGAACGCGGCGTCGACCTCGTGACGCCCGACTTCACCGCGCTGGCCGCCGCCTTCGGGCTGGCCGCGACGGACGTCGCCTCGGTCGACGGGCTGGCCCCGGCACTGGCGACGGCGGTCGCGTCCGGCGCCCCGCACCTGGTGCGGGTGCCCGCGCGGCTGACCCCGCCGCGGACGACGTCGCCGCGCTGGAACGAGTAGACCATCATGTGACGCAGAGCACAGTGTCGTGCGAGCGATCCCGATATATCGTGATGGCACACGAGCTACTCGATGCTATCGGAGCAGGAGGCTCGCCACGTCCAGGAGACACACGATGAACCCGCCTTTCGACACACCCCACCCCCGCTTCGGCGCCCACCCCTTCTCCGGCCAGGGCCCTGACGGCCCCCGCTTCGGGCGGCGCCATGGCGGCCCACGATTCGGTCCGGGCTTCGGCCCGGGCGGCCCCCGCGGCGGCATGCGCGGCGGCCCCTTCCCCGGCGCCCCGCGCGGTCGCCGCGGGCGGCGCACCTCGCGCGGCGACATCCGCGCCGCCGTCCTCGCCCTGCTCGCCGAGCAGCCGCGGCACGGCTACGAGATCATCCAGGAGATCGCCGAGCGCTCCGGTGGCGCGTGGCGCCCCAGCCCCGGCTCGGTCTACCCGACCATCTCCCAGCTCGAGGACGAGGGCCTGGCCCTGGTCGAGAAG contains these protein-coding regions:
- a CDS encoding PadR family transcriptional regulator translates to MNPPFDTPHPRFGAHPFSGQGPDGPRFGRRHGGPRFGPGFGPGGPRGGMRGGPFPGAPRGRRGRRTSRGDIRAAVLALLAEQPRHGYEIIQEIAERSGGAWRPSPGSVYPTISQLEDEGLALVEKTDGRRVVSLTEAGTAWVAEHRAELDAVWEQVDAEADSEAGELWEQLGQLHAAAQQVMAAGTPEQVTAATAALTEARKTIYRLLAE